The following are encoded together in the Montipora foliosa isolate CH-2021 chromosome 12, ASM3666993v2, whole genome shotgun sequence genome:
- the LOC137978620 gene encoding uncharacterized protein — MAAPAPSPLASSKEKTNGAKLRRLLIDGGTTVLRNTFDKYHPPASLAADLKVNYSTLYNLLRKKVIRQAQLDQLFPPSGTKPDSNSFDITLLFLLLNTICGLSPPPSGWHTKPPPSDTSLEANLVRIKIFRNELYGHVSSTGVDTPTFKTLWQEIAAVLISLGLDQAEIDRLQAERCGEDDYINVLTDWADSEQKIKSELKEVKRDVKEVLQTQLEDRKSQQESSSRLEQVLEVLQNHSEDHSSLHDTISKLDEIHQIENETRDAIKEVRQTKLEDHKTLQDAVSKLEGISQTQTKTQQAVEEVRETTQAGLREVKQGLESLSKKREMDRADELLRNLAKSEFKGDIEYHAQRFQDGTREWIFKRVDDWLDDRTSQNRAMVISGNAGMGKTVISAVTCKRMQEAGRLSGSHFCQHKNVRYRSPQLMLQSLASHLSHTLPEYKKSLVEQLSRNLGPVKLNSMGVEELFALLLKEPLNNVKDPGRNILMVIDGLDESEYQGRNELLDVIANQFSKLPQWIRFFLTTRSEINIADSLKHLQPLHLDENQEENLKDIRLFFEMQLSPKIAVEQKDVLLTKLVDKSEGVFLYAFFLIGHIQVNFPLLTPEQLESSLPLGISSVYLSHFKRLENELRKELKMDEDQVLSFLCAFTASREPLPVGFVSRLLNPNGRSLSAQRRINKAIACISSLLPVRNECLHFFHKSIKDWLTNTSCYGRHDFTVDEKEGHKILFDLCRNELDNIKRRGVHKSPFSDTERYALQHGVQHMIELSESGESPRPCDVEDLVNTYVTDLELIYAKLCVNSTGSSEDIFSVQKHIKPILVSERSQSLLISLLKVLRKHSYLLRDHPQLWFQSLINEGPPELSSEAEIILENRLTTVPYMKYLNNQEENGAIKARFYCSDTVACFDVSPELDYMVCESSDGAIQLWSLETANLEWSRPSLINRDFQYVHPRGDVVSDGGAYRNIGYRILTFYRSVVFHPRDKSVLPGTLRSVYTLEGDCISLHPNSNCTFSHCAFPTDKRTILTDCFDNPKEVVLWSMESGEELRRITSNDVITSFAVANDGPEIAFADLTGSVYLDVSEGPKLLFKCDVACGMMHFTKDNKALICGYLPYRIEDGLGYGRCGWVCCRNPTFIIRLFKTRFLPQNDFVLWPIEPKTPLGRVKNVASVFSSLVTGFYKWLDNETALVGSPSFKYVAAIHVDSLSEANWPFTRQVVKEVVFSSEGDVIYSITSKDESSVSAVLVTVLRMSSQEILVEKSFTCPSLSLVPVKEGVVLCLKDKVPELWNFELTECIRQIPKLKGAKMLIRLSDELIACEWYCRALTPEEFSDFGYLAETENSLELHAEDDLMGDNEALHHDNSSDEETSDDSSTTETFVEFSDFLIKGMSSLFPWLFVDIVNVTSGECVSSIKTTASDDHHEFVSCNSQNQLLICTSDEFDDGVLYGEQLTVTLRNNNSFSCVWERKAVRYDERSFTPYFMFSPEEEFVVTWASFSSGYGVHILDAKTGETQRTFLKDQDDIVDCKFVVNGESLVCCSEDNFLRLFDIRSGDLLSVLDVEEQPCCLGACVDKPLVAIGLWGARLKFVHVKLPSDQDAEGKKGFRGQQK, encoded by the exons ATGGCAGCTCCCGCACCGTCGCCCCTGGCCAGCAGTAAAGAGAAGACCAATGGAGCTAAGCTGAGGAGACTTCTCATTGATGGCGGGACAACAGTTCTGAGGAACACTTTTGATAAGTATCATCCTCCTGCAAGCCTAGCTGCTGACCTCAAAGTTAACTATTCAACATTATACAATCTCTTGAGGAAAAAGGTTATACGTCAAGCGCAGTTGGACCAACTGTTCCCTCCTAGTGGAACCAAACCTGATTCCAACTCTTTCGACATCACTCTTCTATTCCTGCTTTTGAACACCATTTGTGGGCTATCCCCTCCTCCATCAGGTTGGCACACTAAGCCACCACCAAGTGACACCTCTCTTGAGGCAAACCTTGTTCGCATTAAGATTTTCCGCAATGAATTGTATGGTCATGTGTCTTCCACTGGTGTTGATACGCCAACCTTCAAGACCCTATGGCAGGAAATTGCTGCTGTTCTTATTTCTCTTGGGCTGGATCAGGCAGAGATTGACAGATTACAGGCAGAGCGTTGCGGAGAAGACGATTACATCAACGTTTTAACTGACTGGGCAGATAGTGAACAAAAAATAAAGTCTGAGCTGAAAGAGGTGAAACGAGATGTTAAGGAAGTACTTCAAACCCAGCTGGAAGATCGCAAATCTCAACAGGAGAGTAGTTCCAGGTTGGAGCAAGTGCTTGAAGTTCTTCAGAACCACTCAGAAGACCACAGTTCACTTCATGATACTATCTCAAAATTGGATGAAATACATCAGATCGAAAACGAAACCCGTGATGCTATTAAAGAAGTACGTCAGACCAAACTAGAAGATCACAAAACACTTCAGGATGCCGTTTCCAAATTAGAGGGAATATCCCAGACTCAAACCAAAACTCAGCAAGCTGTAGAAGAAGTACGCGAGACAACACAAGCAGGTCTCCGAGAGGTAAAACAGGGGCTAGAAAGCTTGAGCAAGAAGCGTGAGATGGACAGAGCAGATGAATTGCTCAGAAACCTGGCTAAGTCCGAGTTCAAAGGAGATATTGAATATCATGCACAGAGATTCCAGGACGGAACCCGTGAATGGATTTTCAAAAGAGTTGACGACTGGCTAGATGATAGAACGTCCCAAAACCGGGCGATGGTAATTAGTGGAAATGCAGGGATGGGAAAAACAGTTATCTCTGCGGTCACGTGCAAACGAATGCAGGAGGCTGGTAGACTTTCAGGAAGCCACTTTTGTCAACATAAAAATGTGCGTTACAGAAGTCCTCAGCTGATGCTTCAGTCTTTGGCTTCTCATCTCAGCCACACTTTACCAGAGTACAAGAAATCTCTCGTGGAACAGCTCTCAAGAAACCTGGGGCCTGTTAAACTCAATAGCATGGGCGTGGAAGAGCTATTCGCGCTACTTTTAAAGGAACCACTTAACAATGTAAAAGACCCAGGAAGAAATATCCTAATGGTGATAGATGGACTGGACGAGAGTGAGTATCAAGGACGCAATGAGCTTCTCGATGTGATTGCAAATCAGTTCTCCAAGCTTCCTCAGTGGATTCGATTCTTTCTGACAACTCGATCAGAAATAAACATCGCAGACAGCCTGAAGCATTTGCAACCCCTACATCTTGATGAAAATCAGGAAGAGAACTTGAAAGACATTCGACTATTCTTTGAAATGCAGCTGAGTCCTAAGATTGCGGTAGAGCAAAAAGATGTTCTCCTCACAAAACTGGTTGACAAGTCTGAAGGCGTTTTTCTTTATGCTTTTTTCTTGATTGGTCACATCCAAGTGAATTTTCCACTTCTTACCCCTGAACAACTGGAGAGCAGCTTACCGTTGGGTATTTCGTCTGTTTATCTTTCCCATTTCAAACGGTTGGAGAATGAACTTCGCAAAGAGCTGAAGATGGACGAAGACCAAGTATTGAGTTTTTTGTGCGCCTTCACCGCTTCCAGAGAACCTTTGCCAGTAGGGTTTGTTTCTAGACTGTTGAACCCAAATGGAAGGTCCTTGTCTGCTCAGCGAAGAATAAACAAAGCAATCGCCTGCATCTCTTCGCTTTTGCCAGTTCGCAATGAGTGTCTTCACTTTTTCCACAAATCAATCAAAGACTGGTTGACGAATACCTCGTGCTATGGGCGACATGATTTCACCGTGGACGAGAAGGAAGGCCACAAGATTCTCTTCGACCTTTGCAGGAATGAGCTTGACAATATCAAGCGAAGGGGTGTACATAAATCACCCTTCAGTGACACTGAAAGGTACGCCTTGCAACATGGTGTTCAGCACATGATTGAGCTGAGCGAATCGGGCGAAAGTCCAAGACCTTGTGATGTAGAAGACCTGGTCAATACCTATGTGACCGATTTGGAACTCATTTATGCCAAACTTTGTGTGAACAGCACAGGCTCCTCGGAGGATATTTTCAGTGTTCAAAAGCATATTAAGCCAATTTTAGTCAGTGAGCGAAGCCAGTCTCTTTTAATCTCTTTGCTAAAAGTGCTTAGAAAACACTCTTATCTGTTAAGAGACCATCCGCAACTTTGGTTCCAAAGTTTGATCAATGAAGGACCTCCTGAGCTTTCATCTGAAGCTGAAATCATTCTCGAAAACAGGCTTACCACCGTGCCGTACATGAAATACTTAAACAATCAAGAAGAAAATGGAGCGATTAAAGCGCGATTTTACTGTTCAGATACGGTGGCTTGTTTCGATGTTTCACCTGAACTGGACTACATGGTGTGCGAATCCAGCGATGGAGCGATCCAGTTGTGGTCTCTGGAGACTGCTAACTTGGAATGGAGTCGACCTTCCTTAATTAACAGAGACTTTCAATATGTGCATCCTAGAGGTGATGTAGTTTCTGATGGAGGCGCGTATCGTAATATAGGTTATAGAATTTTGACATTTTACCGTTCTGTGGTTTTTCATCCACGTGATAAGTCAGTCCTACCGGGGACCCTCAGAAGTGTTTACACTCTCGAAGGAGACTGCATTTCCCTTCATCCTAATAGCAACTGCACGTTTTCACATTGTGCTTTTCCTacagacaaaagaaccattttaACAGACTGTTTTGATAATCCAAAAGAAGTTGTCTTGTGGAGTATGGAATCTGGTGAAGAGCTAAGGCGAATAACTTCAAATGATGTTATTACATCTTTTGCGGTTGCCAACGATGGTCCAGAAATTGCTTTTGCTGACCTGACTGGTTCTGTCTACCTTGATGTGTCTGAAGGACCAAAACTCTTGTTCAAGTGTGACGTGGCATGTGGTATGATGCACTTCACAAAAGACAACAAGGCCCTGATCTGTGGCTACCTCCCTTATAGAATAGAAGACGGCCTCGGATATGGTCGGTGTGGTTGGGTGTGTTGCCGTAACCCGACGTTTATCATTCGTCTATTTAAAACTCGCTTTCTACCTCAAAATGACTTCGTCTTGTGGCCCATTGAACCAAAGACTCCGTTGGGCCGGGTGAAAAATGTTGCCAGTGTTTTTTCATCGTTAGTTACAGGATTCTACAAGTGGCTTGATAATGAAACAGCACTGGTTGGTAGCCCATCGTTTAAGTACGTCGCGGCAATCCATGTTGACTCGCTAAGTGAAGCGAATTGGCCTTTCACCAGACAAGTGGTCAAAGAAGTTGTATTTTCTTCTGAAGGAGATGTCATTTATTCCATTACCTCAAAAGATGAAAGTAGCGTCAGTGCGGTTCTAGTGACCGTACTCCGAATGTCAAGTCAAGAAATCTTGGTGGAAAAGTCTTTCACTTGCCCATCACTGTCGCTTGTCCCCGTGAAGGAAGGTGTTGTACTATGTTTGAAGGATAAAGTACCAGAGCTTTGGAATTTTGAGCTGACCGAGTGCATTCGACAAATTCCCAAACTAAAGGGAGCTAAAATGCTTATTCGTTTATCagatgaactgatagcctgtgaaTGGTATTGTCGTGCATTAACACCTGAAGAATTCTCGGATTTTGGTTATCTAGCAGAGACAGAGAATTCCCTGGAACTTCATGCAGAAGATGACTTAATGGGAGATAACGAAGCTCTACATCATGATAACTCCTCAGATGAAGAAACGTCCGACGATTCATCAACGACAGAAACTTTTGTAGAATTCAGTGATTTTTTAATCAAAGGAATGAGTAGTTTATTCCCTTGGCTTTTTGTGGACATCGTCAATGTTACCAGTGGAGAGTGTGTTTCATCCATCAAGACAACGGCAAGTGATGACCACCATGAATTTGTTTCATGCAACAGTCAGAACCAGTTGTTAATCTGCACCAGCGATGAATTTGACGATGGCGTTCTTTACGGGGAACAGTTAACTGTTACTTTACGAAACAACAACTCCTTTTCCTGTGTATGGGAAAGAAAAGCCGTGCGATACGACGAGCGTTCCTTTACGCCATATTTCATGTTCTCCCCTGAAGAAGAATTTGTAGTGACGTGGGCTTCCTTCAGTTCAGGCTATGGAGTACACATTCTTGATGCAAAAACTGGAGAAACACAACGCACTTTTCTCAAAGACCAAGATGACATTGTTGATTGTAAGTTCGTTGTCAATGGCGAGTCTCTGGTTTGCTGCAGTGAGGACAACTTCCTTCGATTGTTTGACATCAGATCTGGTGATCTACTTAGCGTGCTAGACGTTGAAGAGCAACCCTGCTGTTTAGGAGCCTGTGTGGACAAGCCTCTTGTCGCCATTGGCTTATGGGGCGCCAGATTGAAATTCGTTCATGTCAAGTTGCCAAGTGATCAGGACGCTGAAGGGAAGAAAG GTTTCCGTGGCCAACAGAAGTGA